A single window of Coffea eugenioides isolate CCC68of chromosome 7, Ceug_1.0, whole genome shotgun sequence DNA harbors:
- the LOC113777976 gene encoding LMBR1 domain-containing protein 2 homolog A — protein sequence MWVFYLISLPLTLGMVILTLRYFAGPDVPRYVYFTVAYTWFCSISIIILVPADIWTTIIGHYNGGISFFWSWSYWSTFLLTWIAVPLIQGFEDAGDFTVTERLKTSIHVNLVFYLIVGSIGLLGLILLVTMSKNWDRDLLGFAMACSNTFGLVTGAFLLGFGLSEIPKGIWRNADWTTRQKVLSHKIAKMAVKLDDAHKELSNAIVVAQATSKQMSKRDPLRRYMDVIDNMLVQMFREDPSFKPQGGRLGENDMDYDTDEKSMATLRCHLRGAREEYYRCKSEYMTFVLKALELEDTTKNYDQRSATGWKYVSSLRPERNGSFGSFLDALEFIWRCILEKQFEKVLAVILGCMSAAILLAEATMLIGGVDLSLFSILIKSAGNQEVLVQVFAFVPLMYMCICTYYSLFKVGRLMFYSFTPRQTSSVSLLMICSMVARYAPPISYNFLNLISLHGDKKTIFETRMGTIDSAVPFFGKGFNNIYPLIMVIYTLLVASNFFNRVIAFFGSWKRLRLQTEEDDVDGFDPSGLLILQRERTWLEQGRKVGEHVIPLARNFNGMSTDLESGSHDMDRSTVEMKVTTDVIEDDLKGSSSKPLKEEARSKYGGSKEAISSKYASMREQSKQIPNQKLAENMASAKVSLLDAGSSKSGGSSGIKSGLTSRWASMKAGFQTFKANMESKKFLPLRQVQETQILSRASSSESLDDIFQRLKRPSAEHGNHSDEDEAGMEIRVDGPTR from the exons ATGTGGGTATTCTATTTGATCTCCTTGCCGCTAACCCTAGGCATGGTGATTTTAACACTAAGATATTTCGCCGGTCCAGACGTGCCCCGATACGTGTACTTTACAGTAGCGTACACCTGGTTTTGCTCAATTTCCATCATCATCCTCGTCCCAGCCGATATTTGGACG ACTATTATTGGTCATTATAATGGAGGAATCTCTTTCTTTTGGAGTTGGTCATACTGGAGTACATTCTTACTCACTTG GATTGCAGTGCCCCTTATTCAGGGTTTTGAGGATGCTGGGGACTTTACAGTTACAGAAAGATTGAAGACCAGCATTCATGTAAACTTAGTGTTCTATTTAATAGTGGGGTCCATTGGCCTTCTTGGGCTTATTCTTCTTGTTACTATGAGCAAAAATTG GGACCGAGACTTGCTAGGTTTTGCCATGGCATGCTCGAATACATTTGGGCTTGTAACTGGTGCTTttcttcttggttttggtttgAGTGAGATTCCAAAGGGCATTTGGAGAAATGCTGATTGGACAACTCGCCAAAAGGTTCTGTCCCATAAAATTGCCAAAATGGCTGTGAAACTTGATGATGCTCATAAAGAGTTATCAAATGCGATAGTG GTTGCTCAGGCAACATCAAAACAGATGTCCAAGCGTGATCCCCTCAGACGTTACATGGATGTTATCGATAATATGTTGGTGCAGATG TTTAGGGAAGACCCATCCTTCAAACCACAAGGTGGTAGACTGGGTGAAAATGACATGGATTATGATACAGATGAAAAATCAATGGCAACATTAAGGTGTCATCTTCGGGGGGCTAGAGAGGAGTATTATCGGTGCAAAAG TGAGTACATGACTTTTGTCTTGAAGGCTCTTGAATTGGAAGATACCACAAAGAATTATGATCAACGGAGTGCAACTGGATG GAAGTATGTCTCCAGCCTCAGACCTGAGCGGAATGGGTCATTTGGATCCTTTCTGGATGCCTTGG AATTTATCTGGCGGTGCATCCTGGAAAAGCAATTTGAGAAAGTTTTGGCTGTCATTCTTGGTTGCATGTCTGCTGCTATTCTTTTGGCAGAGGCAACCATGTTGATTGGAGGAGTAGATTTATCTCTATTCTCAATACTGATAAAGTCTGCAGGAAATCAAGAGGTTCTTGTGCAG GTCTTTGCATTTGTTCCTTTGATGTATATGTGCATTTGCacttactattcactatttaaAGTTGGGAGGCTGATGTTCTATTCATTCACACCAAGGCAAACAAGCTCAGTCAGCTTGCTAATGATATGCTC GATGGTTGCTCGATATGCGCCTCCGATCTCGTATAATTTTCTCAATCTCATTAGTCTTCACGGGGATAAAAAAACTATATTTGAGACG CGGATGGGAACCATTGACAGTGCTGTCCCATTCTTTGGTAAAGGATTTAACAATATATATCCTCTTATCATGGTTATATACACGCTGTTGGTTGCTAGCAATTTCTTTAACCGTGTCATCGCTTTCTTTGGGAGCTGGAAGAGACTTAGACTTCAGACTGAAGAAGATGATGTGGATGGTTTTGACCCATCAGGATTGCTTATACTGCAAAGAG AACGAACTTGGCTTGAACAAGGCCGCAAAGTTGGTGAGCATGTTATTCCTTTGGCCAGGAACTTCAATGGCATGAGCACGGATTTGGAGTCCGGCAGCCATGACATG GACAGGAGTACTGTTGAAATGAAGGTTACGACAGATGTGATCGAGGATGATCTGAAGGGAAGTTCATCAAAACCTTTGAAGGAGGAGGCCCGTAGTAAGTATGGGGGGAGCAAAGAAGCCATTAGCAGCAAATATGCTTCCATGAGGGAACAGAGCAAACAAATACCTAACCAGAAGCTAGCAGAGAATATGGCATCTGCAAAGGTCTCTTTGCTTGATGCCGGAAGCTCGAAATCTGGGGGCTCAAGTGGTATTAAGTCCGGTTTAACCTCGAGGTGGGCATCTATGAAGGCAGGTTTTCAAACTTTTAAAGCAAACATGGaatcaaaaaaatttctgcCTTTGCGTCAAGTTCAAGAGACCCAAATTTTATCTCGTGCATCCTCGTCAGAATCTCTTGATGACATATTCCAAAGACTGAAGCGACCTTCTGCTGAACATGGAAATCATAGCGATGAAGATGAAGCTGGAATGGAGATCAGAGTTGATGGTCCTACAAGATAA